Proteins from a genomic interval of Saccopteryx leptura isolate mSacLep1 chromosome 13, mSacLep1_pri_phased_curated, whole genome shotgun sequence:
- the STARD5 gene encoding stAR-related lipid transfer protein 5 isoform X2, producing MDPALAAQVGEAVADKVLQYRQDGSGWKICREERSDNFLEAICGVSREPTLCVTRTATPSAVMNLISPRDFVDLVLVKTYKDGTISSNAANLEHPSYPPQPGYVRGRNHPCGCFCEPVLGEPNKTRVVTFFQTDLSGLLPQSVVDAFFPRSMAGFYANLQKALRRTPAPTEGPQDAVPFQ from the exons ATGGACCCCGCGCTGGCCGCGCAGGTGGGCGAGGCAGTGGCCGACAAGGTGCTGCAGTATCGGCAAGACGGGTCAGGCTGGAAGATTTGCCGGGAAG AACGGAGTGACAATTTCCTGGAGGCCATCTGTGGAGTTTCCAGGGAACCT ACGCTGTGCGTGACCAGGACCGCCACCCCCTCAGCCGTCATGAATCTCATTTCCCCCAGAGACTTTGTGGACTTGGTGCTGGTCAAGACATACAAGGATGGGACCATCAGCTCCAACG CTGCCAACCTGGAGCATCCCTCGTACCCTCCGCAGCCGGGTTACGTGAGGGGACGGAACCATCCCTGTGGCTGCTTCTGCGAACCTGTGCTGGG GGAGCCCAACAAGACCAGGGTGGTCACCTTCTTCCAGACGGACCTGAGCGGCCTCCTCCCGCAGAGCGTGGTGGACGCCTTCTTCCCCCGCAGCATGGCCGGCTTCTACGCCAACCTTCAGAAGGCGCTGAG GCGCACGCCCGCTCCCACAGAGGGCCCACAGGACGCGGTGCCGTTCCAGTAA
- the STARD5 gene encoding stAR-related lipid transfer protein 5 isoform X1 — protein MDPALAAQVGEAVADKVLQYRQDGSGWKICREGNGVTISWRPSVEFPGNLYRGEGVVNGPPEVVWAFVKPLAGSLRDKWDENVSSFEIIQSFSDTLCVTRTATPSAVMNLISPRDFVDLVLVKTYKDGTISSNAANLEHPSYPPQPGYVRGRNHPCGCFCEPVLGEPNKTRVVTFFQTDLSGLLPQSVVDAFFPRSMAGFYANLQKALRRTPAPTEGPQDAVPFQ, from the exons ATGGACCCCGCGCTGGCCGCGCAGGTGGGCGAGGCAGTGGCCGACAAGGTGCTGCAGTATCGGCAAGACGGGTCAGGCTGGAAGATTTGCCGGGAAGGC AACGGAGTGACAATTTCCTGGAGGCCATCTGTGGAGTTTCCAGGGAACCT GTACCGGGGAGAAGGCGTTGTGAACGGTCCGCCAGAGGTCGTGTGGGCCTTTGTGAAGCCACTTGCTGGGAGCCTCCGAGACAAGTGGGATGAGAACGTGTCCAGTTTTGAAATTATCCAGAGCTTCAGTGAT ACGCTGTGCGTGACCAGGACCGCCACCCCCTCAGCCGTCATGAATCTCATTTCCCCCAGAGACTTTGTGGACTTGGTGCTGGTCAAGACATACAAGGATGGGACCATCAGCTCCAACG CTGCCAACCTGGAGCATCCCTCGTACCCTCCGCAGCCGGGTTACGTGAGGGGACGGAACCATCCCTGTGGCTGCTTCTGCGAACCTGTGCTGGG GGAGCCCAACAAGACCAGGGTGGTCACCTTCTTCCAGACGGACCTGAGCGGCCTCCTCCCGCAGAGCGTGGTGGACGCCTTCTTCCCCCGCAGCATGGCCGGCTTCTACGCCAACCTTCAGAAGGCGCTGAG GCGCACGCCCGCTCCCACAGAGGGCCCACAGGACGCGGTGCCGTTCCAGTAA